In Leptospira hartskeerlii, a single window of DNA contains:
- a CDS encoding ATP-binding protein, which translates to MNSLVSTLEIRSSKDRNLGLLSIYLGSAFVLVLFLLIYFTDETELLRIYDNIHWTSSIAIATITAWFGYKSAEGETKRFRFWFFLGLLSYFLGQVVWDIQAISKFYSFPAPSDLFYPWLGPFFAIGFARFLKDRVPANRMKVAIMDALGLAIAVLAVTLVLYLSKKEDRPWFQLLTLSVYPVFTLSAACIGVLMKPSLRLKADLSFLCLVIGLAGMGISWLQWNSIFLISVPEDGTLTNAGFSASILLLGYGTLTWVPSSSGEIEKESGTESWLLRILPLLEVIVCSAAIVLSLTLPGLPEIIRLVIWFSAGVMVVIASLRQSLLVADLATAEFVIRNANKELEVTVAERTEELRSTNTYLVTANDKLRSAMDELKKTQENLVRSEKMAVLGRLMAGIAHELNTPLGAIRSSTEGIRSILSEPWEKLLKDYSSFNKEERELWGILFKKGGSVNSDFDSKEERSKRKKSEVILKESGLENSLVMADALTDLGISPDQVAELADKIPKGERGWMIVSNASALSSISRSSQLILDASIKASRVIQALKSYASGEGDWKPHSESVSPKEQIENIITLYYSKIKNKVIVDINIPESARVLGDPERLYSIWTNLITNALHAMNYSGRIFVDAEQKGNFWEISVQDTGSGVPSEIKDRIFDPFFTTKSPGEGTGLGLDICKNVAEEHGGSIRFVSSEEGTTFYVILPLAEKF; encoded by the coding sequence ATGAATTCCTTGGTTTCCACACTAGAAATTCGTTCCTCAAAGGATAGAAATTTAGGGCTTCTCTCTATATATTTAGGGTCGGCATTTGTTCTTGTACTGTTTCTTCTTATATATTTCACGGATGAAACGGAATTATTACGTATCTACGATAATATACATTGGACTTCGTCTATCGCAATCGCTACGATCACTGCTTGGTTCGGTTACAAATCAGCAGAGGGGGAAACTAAACGATTCAGGTTCTGGTTTTTCTTAGGGCTTCTTTCTTATTTTTTAGGACAGGTGGTTTGGGATATCCAAGCAATTTCCAAGTTCTATAGTTTTCCGGCACCTAGCGACTTATTCTATCCATGGTTAGGGCCATTCTTTGCCATAGGGTTTGCTCGGTTCTTAAAAGATAGAGTTCCGGCTAACAGAATGAAGGTGGCAATAATGGACGCCTTAGGACTTGCGATCGCGGTTCTTGCAGTTACCTTAGTATTATATCTTTCTAAAAAAGAAGATAGGCCTTGGTTCCAATTATTGACCTTGTCGGTGTATCCAGTTTTCACTCTTTCCGCTGCATGTATCGGCGTTTTGATGAAACCTTCCTTACGTTTAAAGGCGGATCTTTCTTTTTTATGTTTGGTAATCGGACTCGCAGGAATGGGGATCAGTTGGTTACAATGGAATTCCATATTTTTGATCAGCGTTCCGGAAGATGGAACCTTAACGAATGCGGGATTTTCCGCCAGTATTCTACTTTTAGGATATGGGACCTTGACCTGGGTTCCAAGTTCTTCCGGAGAAATAGAAAAAGAATCCGGAACAGAGAGCTGGTTATTAAGAATTCTTCCTTTATTAGAAGTGATCGTTTGTTCTGCTGCTATCGTTCTTTCTTTAACTCTACCAGGTTTGCCTGAGATCATTCGGTTAGTGATCTGGTTTTCTGCAGGAGTAATGGTAGTGATCGCAAGCCTTAGGCAAAGTTTACTAGTAGCGGACTTGGCAACTGCGGAGTTTGTGATCCGAAATGCAAATAAAGAATTAGAAGTCACAGTTGCGGAGAGAACGGAAGAATTAAGATCAACGAATACGTATTTGGTGACTGCTAACGATAAACTTAGATCAGCCATGGACGAACTCAAAAAAACCCAAGAGAATTTGGTCCGATCCGAAAAGATGGCGGTTTTGGGAAGATTGATGGCAGGAATAGCACATGAATTAAATACTCCGTTAGGTGCGATTCGTTCTTCGACCGAAGGGATACGTTCAATTCTAAGTGAGCCTTGGGAAAAACTTTTAAAAGATTATTCTAGTTTCAACAAAGAAGAGAGAGAATTATGGGGGATTCTATTCAAGAAGGGAGGCTCAGTTAATTCCGACTTCGATTCGAAGGAAGAAAGATCCAAAAGGAAAAAATCAGAAGTTATTTTGAAAGAATCAGGATTGGAAAATTCCCTAGTAATGGCGGACGCTTTGACTGATCTAGGAATTTCTCCCGACCAGGTTGCCGAACTGGCGGATAAGATCCCAAAAGGGGAAAGAGGATGGATGATCGTAAGTAATGCATCTGCTCTTTCCAGTATTTCCAGATCCAGCCAACTAATCCTAGACGCTTCTATCAAAGCCTCTAGAGTGATCCAAGCATTAAAAAGTTATGCGTCCGGAGAAGGAGATTGGAAACCTCACTCAGAATCTGTTTCTCCTAAAGAACAGATAGAGAACATTATTACATTATATTATTCTAAAATTAAAAATAAGGTGATTGTAGATATAAATATCCCTGAGTCTGCAAGAGTACTCGGAGATCCTGAAAGATTGTATTCGATCTGGACAAATTTGATCACAAACGCATTACATGCTATGAATTATTCCGGCAGAATATTCGTAGACGCGGAACAAAAAGGAAACTTCTGGGAAATTTCTGTCCAAGATACCGGTAGTGGAGTGCCTTCCGAGATTAAAGATAGGATTTTTGATCCATTCTTCACTACAAAGTCTCCTGGAGAAGGAACCGGACTTGGCCTAGACATTTGCAAAAATGTGGCAGAGGAACATGGGGGGTCCATCCGATTCGTCAGTTCGGAAGAAGGTACAACATTCTACGTTATCCTACCCTTAGCGGAAAAGTTTTGA
- a CDS encoding PaaI family thioesterase has product MTTEDIYRHIKASQNGQDWHHKNCFGCGPENKRGLHASFPFHEPSGEVRFAWTIERDFEGAPGYAHGGALATLLDEAQGVLCFHLGHFVMTDQLYMRYYKACPLGEELEVRCWVTMVRRRRLYTKGTVHLKKTGELLLSSKARWYDMPDRVISRMFQGTSFPVDIIVKVLEENQKRGKEIRKRLKKEKLRSE; this is encoded by the coding sequence ATGACTACGGAAGACATTTATAGACATATCAAGGCCAGCCAAAACGGACAAGACTGGCATCATAAGAATTGTTTCGGTTGTGGACCGGAAAATAAAAGAGGCTTACACGCAAGCTTTCCTTTTCACGAACCAAGCGGAGAAGTCCGTTTTGCTTGGACTATAGAAAGAGATTTTGAAGGAGCACCAGGTTATGCTCATGGAGGAGCACTCGCAACTCTACTAGATGAAGCACAAGGCGTTCTATGTTTTCACTTAGGGCATTTTGTAATGACCGACCAATTGTATATGCGTTATTACAAAGCATGTCCATTAGGAGAAGAGTTAGAAGTCCGCTGTTGGGTAACCATGGTCAGACGCAGAAGGCTTTACACAAAAGGAACTGTACATCTAAAAAAGACAGGGGAACTTCTTCTTTCCTCTAAGGCTCGCTGGTACGATATGCCTGATCGTGTTATTTCTAGAATGTTCCAAGGCACCTCATTTCCAGTAGATATCATTGTGAAAGTTTTGGAAGAGAACCAAAAACGAGGAAAAGAAATCAGGAAACGACTCAAAAAAGAGAAACTGAGATCCGAGTAA
- a CDS encoding MAPEG family protein, producing the protein MESSWQVFAIVSVLLFFKLLSTSIIQGLVRIKTKTFRWKEDAEFFTNSFPATDDHTIVATANGVFRNDLENIPIFLFLLIGYIHTYSWHEGTIIYSGIFIISRILHATFYFLHKQPWRNISYDLGILSMLLLSGHIIHSVFFA; encoded by the coding sequence ATGGAATCTTCTTGGCAAGTCTTTGCGATCGTTTCAGTGCTTCTTTTTTTTAAATTACTTTCCACTTCCATTATTCAAGGTTTGGTCCGGATCAAAACTAAAACATTCCGCTGGAAAGAAGACGCGGAATTTTTTACCAATTCATTTCCGGCCACAGATGACCATACGATAGTCGCTACTGCAAACGGAGTATTCCGGAACGATTTGGAGAATATTCCAATTTTCTTATTCTTACTGATCGGATACATTCATACTTATAGTTGGCACGAGGGAACCATCATTTATTCCGGAATTTTCATAATATCTAGAATATTACATGCAACTTTCTATTTTCTTCATAAACAACCTTGGAGAAACATCTCATACGATCTAGGAATTTTGAGTATGCTCCTCCTGTCAGGACATATTATACATTCGGTATTTTTCGCCTGA
- a CDS encoding glutathione S-transferase family protein translates to MIELYTAGTPNGKKASIMLEELGIPYTVHPIDFSKLEQKEEWYLKINPNGRIPAIIDKDNGDFPVFESGAILIYLAEKYGKFLPKDPKERSIAIQWLMFQMGGVGPMQGQANHFTKYAPEKIPYAINRYVDETKRLYSVLERRLRESEYLAGSELSIADIATWPWVKARSYIDLSLDDYPKLKAWEEKLGARPAFIKGSEVPKKS, encoded by the coding sequence TTGATCGAATTATATACCGCAGGGACGCCTAACGGAAAAAAAGCTTCCATCATGCTGGAAGAATTAGGGATCCCTTATACAGTACATCCAATCGACTTTAGCAAGTTAGAACAAAAGGAAGAATGGTATTTAAAAATCAACCCGAACGGCAGGATCCCTGCCATCATAGACAAAGACAACGGTGACTTTCCAGTTTTTGAATCCGGAGCAATTCTGATCTACCTCGCAGAAAAATACGGGAAATTTCTACCTAAAGATCCGAAAGAAAGATCCATTGCGATCCAATGGCTTATGTTCCAGATGGGAGGAGTAGGTCCTATGCAAGGACAAGCAAATCATTTCACTAAATATGCTCCTGAAAAAATTCCGTATGCAATTAACCGTTATGTGGATGAAACAAAACGTCTATATTCCGTTTTAGAAAGACGTTTGAGAGAATCGGAATATCTTGCGGGAAGCGAATTGAGTATCGCAGATATCGCCACCTGGCCTTGGGTGAAAGCGAGATCATATATCGATCTTTCCTTGGATGATTACCCCAAGCTGAAAGCATGGGAAGAGAAATTAGGAGCAAGGCCCGCATTCATCAAAGGAAGCGAAGTCCCTAAAAAATCTTAA
- a CDS encoding methyl-accepting chemotaxis protein gives MKWYLRLSLKLKLAILFSSVLIPFLIILALSLINSASRINDIETIRNDRLIPLKQLKTISDHYAISIVDCVHKVRSGAFTYEEGIENLDKAMKEIKSEWNSYLQTHLVEEETVLIEKLKPLFENADKSVEEARALMLAKDKEGLGNFADDRMYSMIDPVAGNIEKLISVQLLISERIYQRAETEYAFSLTVFLSLSAITLVYILYASIKFSIRLVQGLNRVRTSIRDADFSNPIEVEEDDLNLDELYLLSLVFRNFQAKVKEMLSSILSFSESILASAEQLSKSSEYLSENAQSESASVEQISASIEEISAGMEQVTTNAEGQYKLILSFSGEMKELDSLITKVGDSVSDSLGKISDMYSKTEAGKKTMGSLSESMIKIESSSGEMRSITAIIQEISEKVNLLALNAAIEAARAGEHGKGFAVVATEITRLAEQTDQSTKTIESLIRTSNQEIESGKNFVDSCVKVYAEILEGLSFIKLSSDNIVSTMKVQQEKKATIITAVNDVDSKSEEIRTSVKEQKVAISETANAVSNISVTVQNSAANSEEIAGSATGLLNIAKSLRDTMSFLKA, from the coding sequence ATGAAATGGTATTTGCGACTAAGCTTAAAATTAAAACTAGCAATCTTATTCTCTTCCGTATTAATTCCTTTTTTAATCATACTGGCTCTTTCTCTCATCAATTCAGCATCTAGGATCAACGATATAGAAACCATTCGTAATGATAGATTAATCCCATTAAAACAATTAAAAACAATCTCTGATCATTACGCAATTTCCATCGTAGATTGTGTCCATAAGGTAAGAAGCGGAGCTTTTACGTATGAAGAAGGGATCGAAAATCTGGATAAGGCGATGAAAGAGATCAAGTCGGAATGGAATTCATATCTCCAAACCCATTTGGTAGAAGAAGAAACCGTCCTGATCGAAAAATTAAAGCCTCTCTTTGAGAATGCAGACAAGAGTGTGGAAGAAGCAAGGGCACTCATGCTCGCGAAAGACAAGGAAGGATTGGGAAATTTTGCAGACGATAGGATGTATTCTATGATAGATCCTGTTGCGGGAAATATTGAAAAGCTAATCTCAGTCCAGCTACTTATTTCCGAAAGGATCTACCAAAGAGCGGAAACAGAATACGCATTTAGTCTCACTGTCTTTCTTTCACTCTCTGCAATTACTCTTGTCTATATTCTGTATGCCTCTATTAAATTTTCGATCCGACTTGTACAAGGTCTGAACCGAGTCAGAACTTCGATCCGAGATGCAGATTTTAGCAATCCGATAGAAGTGGAAGAAGACGATCTAAATCTAGACGAACTTTACCTTCTATCCTTAGTGTTCCGAAATTTTCAGGCCAAAGTGAAGGAGATGCTTTCTTCTATCCTATCTTTTTCCGAATCCATCTTAGCCTCTGCGGAACAACTTTCTAAATCCAGTGAATATCTTTCGGAGAACGCACAGAGTGAATCCGCTTCAGTGGAACAAATTTCAGCGTCTATCGAGGAGATCAGCGCAGGTATGGAACAGGTCACTACGAATGCAGAAGGTCAGTATAAGCTTATTCTCTCTTTTTCAGGAGAAATGAAAGAGTTAGATAGTTTGATCACTAAAGTAGGAGATTCTGTTTCCGATTCTTTGGGAAAAATTTCGGATATGTATTCCAAAACGGAAGCAGGTAAAAAAACGATGGGAAGCCTCTCCGAGAGTATGATAAAAATTGAATCCAGCTCGGGCGAAATGAGATCCATCACGGCTATCATCCAGGAAATTTCCGAAAAAGTAAACCTTCTTGCATTAAACGCAGCGATAGAAGCAGCAAGAGCAGGAGAACACGGAAAAGGATTTGCAGTGGTAGCGACAGAAATTACCAGACTCGCAGAACAAACGGATCAAAGTACTAAAACAATCGAAAGCTTAATTCGCACGAGTAATCAAGAAATCGAATCGGGTAAAAACTTTGTGGATAGTTGTGTAAAAGTTTATGCGGAAATTTTGGAAGGCCTTTCCTTTATTAAACTTTCTTCTGATAACATTGTCTCCACAATGAAAGTCCAACAAGAGAAGAAGGCAACAATCATCACCGCAGTTAACGACGTGGATTCTAAATCGGAAGAGATCCGAACCTCGGTTAAAGAACAAAAGGTGGCTATCTCTGAGACTGCAAATGCGGTTTCTAATATTTCTGTGACCGTTCAGAACAGCGCTGCGAACTCGGAAGAGATCGCAGGAAGTGCAACAGGTCTTTTGAATATCGCAAAAAGTTTAAGAGATACTATGAGCTTCTTAAAAGCTTAG
- a CDS encoding DUF6285 domain-containing protein, whose protein sequence is MQDKPSATELLEAIQDFLMKEVLPEFRDKDLLAYKTLVSWNMLGVISREIRSGEESLDKELSRLSSLLRKKSEFPKTWNEKKNLTSTWNEELRDIIRKEKKSLEDTEYWKHIKESVIEKVEIVNPRFTTES, encoded by the coding sequence ATGCAGGATAAACCAAGCGCAACGGAATTATTGGAAGCGATCCAGGATTTTCTAATGAAGGAGGTCCTACCCGAGTTCAGGGACAAGGACCTTCTCGCATATAAAACATTAGTAAGTTGGAATATGCTCGGAGTGATCTCCAGAGAGATACGCTCAGGTGAAGAATCCTTAGATAAGGAGCTTTCCAGACTTTCTTCTTTGTTAAGAAAAAAATCTGAGTTTCCTAAAACTTGGAATGAAAAGAAGAATCTAACTTCTACTTGGAATGAAGAATTGAGAGATATTATCCGAAAGGAAAAAAAATCTTTGGAAGATACGGAATACTGGAAACATATAAAAGAATCCGTAATCGAAAAAGTAGAGATCGTAAATCCTAGATTCACTACGGAATCCTAA
- a CDS encoding zinc-binding dehydrogenase, which yields MKAAVLESGKRNLIIKEVPIPQLGPEQAKVRIKACGICGSDLHLVLHGTLKCKHYPQIPGHEASGVVEEVGEKVTRFKKGDRVVIAAGTSCGVCSHCLAGRENLCKEIGVFGFDREGSFAEYNIVEERYLYPLPDSVPFEQGAILADAVSTPYNAIKFRGKIQDGDNVAVFGCGGLGIHGVVIARALTKGKVIALDVDRGALENAKAYGADEVVNLREVKNPGKTLKEICKGGIDLLADFSGRMTNIEESLRAMNPGGRMVLVGIGREPLKFSIPFSIIEKQITVAGSYGSDRRAIPELIDLYVQGKLNLSRSITDVRKLEDINQSLQDLEDRKGNPIRFVIAP from the coding sequence ATGAAGGCTGCAGTATTAGAATCCGGAAAAAGAAATTTGATCATCAAAGAGGTTCCAATCCCGCAGCTCGGGCCGGAGCAAGCTAAGGTAAGGATCAAAGCCTGTGGAATCTGCGGTTCGGATCTACATTTAGTATTACATGGGACTTTAAAATGTAAACATTATCCTCAGATTCCCGGACATGAGGCTTCCGGTGTAGTAGAAGAAGTCGGTGAAAAAGTCACTCGTTTCAAAAAAGGAGATAGAGTGGTGATTGCGGCAGGAACAAGTTGCGGCGTATGTTCTCATTGTCTTGCTGGAAGAGAAAATCTTTGCAAAGAGATAGGAGTATTCGGCTTCGATAGAGAAGGTAGTTTCGCAGAATATAATATAGTAGAAGAGCGTTATCTTTATCCTTTACCTGACTCAGTTCCTTTTGAACAAGGTGCGATCTTAGCGGATGCAGTTTCCACGCCATACAATGCAATCAAGTTCAGAGGAAAGATACAAGATGGAGACAATGTAGCAGTTTTCGGATGTGGTGGACTTGGCATTCACGGTGTGGTGATCGCCAGAGCATTGACCAAAGGTAAAGTGATCGCTCTGGATGTGGACAGGGGAGCCTTGGAAAACGCTAAAGCTTATGGCGCGGACGAAGTTGTAAATCTAAGAGAAGTAAAAAATCCCGGTAAGACCTTAAAGGAAATTTGCAAAGGGGGAATAGATCTTCTCGCAGACTTTTCGGGAAGAATGACAAATATAGAAGAGTCACTTCGTGCAATGAACCCTGGGGGAAGAATGGTGCTTGTAGGGATTGGAAGAGAACCGTTAAAGTTTTCCATCCCATTCTCAATTATTGAAAAACAGATTACTGTTGCGGGTTCTTACGGTTCTGATAGACGCGCTATCCCTGAATTGATAGATCTTTATGTACAAGGAAAATTGAATCTTAGTAGATCGATTACAGATGTAAGAAAATTAGAGGACATTAACCAAAGCTTACAAGATCTGGAGGACAGAAAAGGAAACCCGATCCGTTTTGTGATCGCTCCTTAA
- a CDS encoding histidine phosphatase family protein, which produces MSAIYLIRHGQANSTGEDYDLLTDKGKEQAFALGKYMASNGDFPDKIISGTMRRHKETAEFFMKGVSSVRSDLETGSDFHSFDPNWNEFPSELWKKYAEHLSAVRPEFQRSLLQFSKVRLKGGVRSAALFFKLTEEILSVWRKGDFTPEGIETFVDFQSRVDLACDTYFQPSDAERLFIFTSGTPISLTLKKMLRQDEDVFAWMPWIWNSSVSMFRWVRGRYIPVSLNFLPHIPDKSARTLY; this is translated from the coding sequence ATGTCCGCAATATATCTGATTCGCCACGGACAGGCGAACTCCACGGGAGAAGATTACGATCTATTGACTGACAAGGGAAAAGAACAAGCTTTTGCCCTCGGAAAATACATGGCTTCTAACGGAGATTTTCCGGATAAGATCATCTCCGGAACAATGAGAAGGCATAAAGAAACTGCAGAATTTTTTATGAAGGGAGTCAGTTCCGTACGCTCTGATCTCGAAACGGGATCCGATTTTCATTCTTTTGATCCGAACTGGAATGAATTTCCTTCCGAGTTGTGGAAAAAATATGCAGAACATCTTTCTGCGGTAAGACCTGAGTTCCAAAGATCTTTATTACAATTTTCTAAAGTTCGATTAAAAGGTGGAGTTCGATCTGCTGCTTTATTTTTCAAACTAACTGAAGAGATCTTATCTGTTTGGAGAAAAGGGGACTTCACCCCGGAGGGGATTGAAACATTTGTGGACTTTCAATCCAGGGTGGACCTGGCCTGTGATACTTATTTCCAACCTTCAGATGCGGAAAGACTTTTTATTTTTACATCTGGTACTCCTATCTCTTTAACTTTGAAGAAGATGCTTAGGCAGGACGAAGATGTTTTTGCTTGGATGCCTTGGATCTGGAACAGTTCAGTGAGTATGTTTCGCTGGGTAAGAGGAAGGTATATACCCGTGAGTTTAAACTTCCTTCCTCATATTCCGGATAAGAGTGCCAGGACGTTGTATTAG
- a CDS encoding acyl-CoA dehydrogenase family protein: MDLSIPKELDEVRAKAKAFVDEVAIPAEDHYDYDHGRMPEPIVQKLREEAKKRGLWTAHLPKSEGGLGLDMVGTALVFSELGRSPIAPYLCNCDAPDEGNMHLLHLAANAEQKKKYYHPLVEGKIRSGFAMTEPPPGAGSDPSTLSTNAEKDGDHYILNGHKWYCTGANGASFLIVMSKVNDSFRRTSMFLVPTDAPGYTMVQEIGVLGSHGPGGHCELKFENVKVHESQVLGKIGEGFRLSQERLGPARLTHCMRWIGLARRSMEIAREYAIKRELFGGKLSDHQGIQWMFAESALEIQSGFLLTLKAADILRKNGDARQAVSLAKWQVSETLNKCIDRAIQICGSHGFSRYLKLELFYRDARAARIADGPTETHKMVIGRNLMSGKENF, from the coding sequence ATGGATTTATCCATACCAAAAGAACTAGACGAGGTCAGGGCAAAAGCAAAGGCATTCGTGGACGAAGTCGCCATCCCTGCAGAAGATCATTACGATTACGACCATGGCAGGATGCCTGAACCGATCGTTCAAAAGTTAAGAGAAGAAGCCAAAAAAAGAGGCTTATGGACAGCGCATCTTCCCAAGTCGGAAGGTGGTTTAGGTCTGGACATGGTTGGAACTGCGCTTGTATTCAGCGAGTTAGGGCGTTCTCCGATAGCTCCTTATCTCTGTAATTGTGATGCGCCGGACGAAGGAAATATGCACCTTCTTCACTTAGCTGCAAACGCAGAACAAAAGAAGAAGTATTATCATCCTCTTGTGGAGGGAAAGATCCGCTCCGGGTTTGCAATGACTGAACCTCCTCCCGGTGCGGGGTCGGATCCTAGTACTCTTTCGACTAACGCGGAGAAGGATGGGGACCATTATATTTTGAACGGTCATAAATGGTACTGCACCGGAGCGAATGGAGCTTCATTCTTGATTGTAATGTCCAAGGTAAACGATAGTTTCAGACGGACTTCTATGTTCTTAGTTCCGACGGATGCTCCCGGATATACGATGGTGCAGGAGATCGGAGTTTTAGGTTCACATGGTCCCGGTGGACATTGTGAATTAAAATTCGAAAACGTAAAAGTGCATGAGTCCCAAGTATTGGGAAAAATTGGAGAAGGATTTAGACTTTCCCAAGAAAGACTAGGACCTGCAAGGCTCACACATTGTATGAGATGGATCGGGCTTGCAAGAAGATCCATGGAAATCGCAAGAGAATACGCAATCAAAAGAGAATTGTTCGGCGGAAAATTATCCGATCATCAAGGTATCCAATGGATGTTTGCTGAATCCGCTTTGGAGATACAATCAGGATTTTTGCTTACGTTAAAAGCAGCCGACATTCTTCGCAAAAATGGAGACGCAAGGCAGGCTGTCTCTTTAGCGAAGTGGCAGGTGAGCGAAACATTGAACAAATGTATAGACAGGGCCATTCAGATCTGCGGGTCTCACGGTTTTAGCCGTTATCTTAAATTAGAATTATTTTATAGAGATGCTAGGGCCGCGAGGATCGCAGACGGTCCTACCGAGACCCATAAGATGGTGATCGGTAGGAATTTAATGTCCGGAAAGGAGAACTTCTGA
- a CDS encoding phosphotransferase family protein has product MKDSELKERLESYLGKRLQGTVEIANMVSLSGGACQENFSADIKVNGGPESGQYQTVYRTDKGAALLASLSRINEFKVCRMAFEAGVKTPEPFWLESDNSVTGNPFYFMKRIQGKATGRFVVKDPSLNKVRKQITQELAENLARIHSVTPDKCKDEKLKEVLNLGQHVNGKTVAQGSVQALRFQLESMDGAYPAMEIILNWLEKNAPESDAEVLIHGDFRTGNFMVNSEGLQGIVDWEFAHWGDRHEDLTWLCMRDWRFGKLNKEAGGFADRSEFYEIYEKASGVKLDPIKIRYWEVMGNLRWAIGCIGQAERHLSGKDKGIELASIGRRACEMEYEAMRLIEESIK; this is encoded by the coding sequence GTGAAAGATTCCGAATTGAAGGAAAGACTGGAATCATATTTAGGAAAAAGACTCCAAGGAACAGTAGAAATAGCTAATATGGTTTCTCTTTCGGGAGGAGCTTGCCAGGAAAATTTTTCAGCAGATATAAAGGTGAACGGCGGTCCGGAATCCGGCCAATACCAAACAGTCTATCGAACGGACAAAGGAGCAGCTTTACTCGCTTCTTTGTCTCGAATAAACGAGTTCAAAGTATGTAGAATGGCTTTTGAAGCAGGAGTCAAAACACCTGAACCGTTTTGGTTAGAATCCGATAACTCTGTTACAGGTAACCCGTTTTACTTTATGAAAAGGATCCAAGGTAAGGCCACAGGAAGATTTGTGGTAAAAGATCCAAGCTTAAATAAAGTTCGTAAACAGATCACACAAGAACTTGCGGAAAACCTTGCTCGTATCCATTCGGTAACTCCTGATAAATGTAAGGACGAAAAACTTAAAGAAGTTTTGAATCTTGGACAACATGTGAACGGCAAAACAGTGGCCCAAGGTTCCGTCCAGGCTTTACGTTTTCAGTTGGAGTCCATGGATGGAGCTTACCCTGCTATGGAAATCATTTTGAATTGGTTAGAAAAGAATGCTCCCGAAAGTGATGCCGAAGTTCTAATACACGGCGATTTTAGGACAGGGAACTTCATGGTGAATTCGGAAGGTCTGCAAGGAATTGTGGATTGGGAATTTGCACATTGGGGAGATCGCCACGAAGATCTAACTTGGTTGTGCATGAGAGATTGGAGATTCGGAAAACTGAATAAAGAAGCAGGCGGTTTCGCTGATCGTTCCGAGTTCTATGAGATCTATGAAAAGGCTTCCGGCGTAAAATTGGATCCTATCAAGATCAGATATTGGGAAGTAATGGGAAATCTTCGCTGGGCAATCGGTTGTATCGGCCAAGCAGAAAGACATCTTTCCGGAAAGGATAAAGGAATAGAGCTCGCGTCGATAGGAAGAAGGGCCTGCGAAATGGAATACGAGGCCATGAGACTCATTGAAGAGTCGATAAAATAA